A segment of the Candidatus Methylomirabilota bacterium genome:
GGTGCTCCTGCTGACCGAGCGGGCGCTGGCGGCGGGACGGCTCACCCAGGAGGTGGCGCGGCTGCGCCGCGGGCTCCAGGAGGTGCGTGAGTTCAGCGCGCTGATCGGGCGACACCTCCGGATGCAGGAGGTCTACAAGACCATTGGGCGCATCGCCGGCACCGACGTGACGGTGCTCCTGCGCGGGGAGTCGGGCACCGGCAAGGAGCTCGTCGCCCGCGCCATTCACCACTACAGCCGGCGCTCGGGCCGCCCGTTCGTCGCCGTGTCCTGCGCGGCGATTCCGGGGACGCTGCTGGAGTCGGAGATGTTCGGCCACGAGCGGGGCGCCTTCACCGACGCCAAGGAGCGCAAGCTCGGCAAGCTCGAGATGGCCCACGGGGGCACGCTCTACCTCGACGAGATCGGCGACATGCCGATCGAGCTGCAGGCCAAGCTCCTGCGAGCGCTCCAGGAGCGGACCATCGAGCGCGTCGGCGGCCACGAGCCCATCCCCGTCGACGTGCGGGTCCTGGCGGCCACCAACCGAGATCTGGAAGCGCTGATGAAGGAGGCGCGCTTCCGTGAGGACCTCTTCTACCGGCTCAACGTCGTCGCCCTCAGCCTGCCGCCGCTCCGCGAGCGCCGCCGCGACGTTCCCCTGCTGGTGGAGCACTTCCTCGCCAAGTACGCCGACGAGCTCGGCGAGCGGGGCGTGACGCCGGAGGCCCTCGACCGCCTGGTCGGCCACGACTGGCCCGGCAACGTCCGCGAGCTGGAGAACGTCATCCAGCGCGCGATGGTGCTGGCGACGGCCGGCGTCATCCTGCCCGAGCACCTGCCGATCGGTCCGGTCTCGGCGGCGGCCTCCGTCGCCGTCGACGCCTCGCTCGAGGAGATCATCGAGCGCAAGTTGATGGAGTGCGTGCGCGGCCTGCGCCAGCGCTCGACGGCGAACCTCTACGACCTGATGATCGGCCTCGTCGAGAAGCCCCTGCTGCGGGCCGTCCTGCGCGAGACCGAAGGCAACCAGGTGCGCGCCGCGCAGATCCTGGGCATCAACCGCAACACCCTCCGCAAGAAGCTCACCGAGCACGGCATCAACCCCGAGGAGCTGGAGCAACAGTAGTCGGGTGCCGGCCGGCGGACGCGGCAGCTTATCCACGTATCCACGGGTATCCACAATATGAAAATCGCCCGGTACGATGCGGCCTCCCGGCCTGGGCGTTCGGCGGACACGCCAAAAACGCCCTCGAACGAGTCCCCGAGCGTCGGGGACCGTGTCTGGACGCGGGGATTCCACCGCGGTCGTGAGAAATACCGCATTTTTCGCGGCGATCTTGGCCATTGATTTGTTCGCAGTCGTCGCCGTACGGTTGCGGGGGCCGCCCAGTCCCCATGAACGATCAACGCTCGCCGCGCGTTCTCGTTGTCGACGACGAAGGGCCCGTCCGTGCACTCCTGTGCGACCTGCTCGCCGTCTGGGGGTGTGAAGCCGACGCGGCGGCGACGGGTACGGAGGGCCTGGCGCTCTTCCGGCGGGGCGGTTACGACCTGGTGGTCACCGACTTCCGGATGCCGGGCGTGACCGGCCTGGAGCTGGTCAAGACCGTGCGGCAGCACGATCCGACGGTGGGAGTCATCATCTTTACCGCATCGACCACGGATCTGGAGGGCTATCGCCAGCCGCTCGGCTTCACGCTGCTACACAAGCCGCTCGAGCTCGCCGGCCTGGAGACGGCGGTCAAGCGGGCGCTGGCCGGCAAGCGAGACGGCGGCGCGCCGGCGGCTGGCCCCGCGCGGTCACTGCTGGGATCCGCCGATCAGGACGGCCGGTAGATCTCGGCGCCGCTGCGCCGGAACTCCTCCGCCTTCTCTCTGAGCCCCTGGGCCACCGCCAGCGTCTCGGCGGCGATGCCCTTGCGGGCGGCGTACTCACGGACCTCCTGGGTGATCTTCATCGAGCAGAACTTCGGCCCGCACATCGAGCAGAAGTGGGCCAGCTTGGCCCCCTCGGCGGGCAACGTCTCGTCGTGGAACTGGCGCGCCGTCTCCGGGTCGAGCGAGAGGTTGAACTGGTCCTCCCAGCGGAACTCGAAGCGCGCCTTGCTGAGCGCGTCGTCCCACTCGCGCGCGCGGCGATGCCCCTTGGCCAGGTCCGCGGCGTGGGCCGCGATCTTGTAGGCGATGACGCCGTCCTTGACGTCCTTCCGGTTGGGCAGCCCCAGGTGCTCCTTGGGCGTCACGTAGCAGAGCATGGCGGTGCCGAACCAGCCGATCATCGCCGCGCCGATGGCCGAGGTGATGTGGTCGTAGCCGGGCGCGATGTCCGTGGTCAGCGGGCCGAGCGTGTAGAAGGGCGCCTCGTGGCAGACCTGGAGTTGGCGGTCCATGTTCTCCTTGATCAGGTGCATGGGCACATGGCCGGGCCCCTCGATCATGGTCTGGACGTCGTATTGCCAGGCGATCTTCGTCAGTTCTCCGAGGGTTTCGAGCTCGGCGAACTGGGCTTCATCATTGGCATCCGCAGTCGACCCCGGACGCAGGCCATCGCCGAGCGAGAAGGCGATGTCATAGGCGGCCATGATCTCGCAGATGTCTCGGAAGTGCGTGTAGAGGAAGCTCTCCTGATGGTGGGCCAGACACCACTTGGCCATGATGGAGCCGCCCCGCGAGACGATGCCCGTCACGCGGCTGGCGGTGAGCGGGATGTAGCGCAGCAGGACGCCGGCGTGGATGGTGAAGTAGTCCACGCCCTGCTCGGCCTGCTCGATCAAGGTGTCGCGGTAGAGCTCCCAGGTGAGATCCTCGGCCTTGCCCCCGACCTTCTCCAGCGCCTGGTAGATCGGCACGGTGCCGATGGGGACAGGAGAGTTGCGGAGAATCCATTCACGGGTTTCGTGAATATTCTTCCCGGTGGACAGATCCATGACCGTGTCGGCGCCCCAGCGGGTCGCCCACGTCATCTTCTCGACCTCCTCGTCGATGGAGGAGGCGATGGCCGAGTTGCCGATGTTGGCGTTGATCTTCACCAGGAAGCTGCGGCCGATGATCATCGGCTCGGTTTCCGGATGGTTGATGTTGGCCGGCAGGATGGCCCGCCCGCGCGCGATCTCGTCGCGGACCAGCTCCGGCGCGAGCCCTTCGCGAAGGGCCACGAACTCCATCTCCGGCGTGATCTCGCTGCGGCGGGCGTAGTGCATCTGGGTGACGCGCCGCCCGGGCCGGGCGCGGAGCGGTCGCCTGACGCTGGCGAAGCGGATCCCGCCCAGCGCCGGATCGCCCTCGCGCTGACGACGATACCGGGACGACGGCCCCGGCAGCTCCTCGACGTCGCCGCGCTCGAGGATCCAGGGGCGGCGCAGCGGCGGCAGCCCCTGCTTGATGTCCACCTGCGCTCCGGGATCGGTGTAGAGCCCGCTGGTGTCGTAGAGGCGCACCGGCGGCTCGCCGCCGGAGAGCGCGATCTCGCGCATCGGCACCCGGAGGTCGGGACGGCAACCCGGGACGTAAACTTTGTGAGACATCTGGCCTCCCTTCGCTGGCATTAACCAGGTCAGGTTCATGCGGTCGGCGGCAGCAGCCGCCCTCTCAGCCCGGTTCCCCGAGCTCCCGCGTTAGTCACAACACGACTGAGGGTAGGGTACGGCCGAAAAGCCCGACGATCAAGCGCTGCAACGAGGTGTGGTTGCTGCGGGGGCGCTGGCGTTGCTAGTTCTGCTTCCCCTGTGGTCCCTGCGGGCTCTGTGCAGCTGGAGCGGCTGGACGTGGCGTTGAGGGGGGAGGATTAACTCCGCCCTTCTGGATCGTTCCTTCGCGGACCCGAGTCGATTTCTCCTTGCTCATTCGTCGGCCTCCTGGCCTCCGCGTGAAGTACAGCCGATTTGCCGGAATTCTACGACGAGTTCGCGACGAGGGCGCGGAAGGTAGATGCCGGGCGACTGATAGAGGAGTTCTGCGAGGTAGCTCGCGAACCCGTGGAGCAGCGAGTAGAGAACAATGGCGTGAAGCTTAAATGGGCGGTGTGAGGTCAGCTGGTCTAGAACGAGGTAGAACCCGACCAACCCAGGGAGGAAGAGGAGCAGCACGTGAAACGCGAATGCGGAGAGTTCCCTGAGTGCCTCGCACGACGAGAGTGAGCTGCCCACGAGAGTATGGACCGGCTCCACGATTCGGACAAGCTTGTCAGAGTGATCCCGCATGCTATCATCGGCGTCACCGCGGAGGCGTGATTGAAGATCTGCTTCTTCCACCTCATGCCGTACCGGTTCCTGCCCGACGACTTCGAGCAGCGCTACCGGTCGGTGTGGGTGGACGTCCCCCACGCGCTCTACGACCCCGAGAAGACCCACGGCCTCTACCACGAGTACCTCGACGAGCTGGAATATGCCGAGCAGGTCGGCTTCGACGGGCTGTGCGTCAACGAGCACCACAACAACGCCTACGGCCTCATGCCCTCGCCTAATCTCATGGCCGCCGCCCTCACGCGGCGGACGTCGCGGGCGGCCCTCGTGGTCCTCGGCAACAGCCTGGCTGCCTACAACCCGCCGCTCCGGGTGGCGGAGGAGTTCGCGATGCTCGACGTGCTGAGCCGGGGCCGGCTGGTGGCGGGCTTTCCGGTCGGCACGTCGATGGACATGAACTTCGCCTACGGGATCAATCCCGCCACGCTGCGCGACCGGTACTCCGAGGCTCACGACCTGATCATCCAGGCCTGGACGCGCCCCGAGGTTTTCGCCTTCAACGGCACGTACACGCAGGTCCGCTACGTGAACATCTGGCCCCAGCCGCTGCAGAAGCCGCACCCGCCGGTGTGGATCCCCGGCGGCGGCAGCGTCGAGACGTGGGAGTGGACGGCCCAGCTCGACTACGTCTACTGCTATCTCTCCTACTACGGCTACAAGCGCGGCAAGCTCACGATGGACGGCTTCTGGCAGGCGATCGCCCGGCTCGGCGCCGACGACAACCCGTATCGGGCAGGGTTTCTACAACTCGTGTGCGTGGCGGACACAGATGCCGAGGCGGAACGACTCTATTTCCCGCATGTGCATTATTTTTACCAGAAGTGTCTGAACGTCTGGGAGGGCTTCGCCGAGGCGCCGGGCTACCGTACGGTGCAGTCGCTCCAGGCCGGTCTCCGGCCCCAGATCGGCGCCCAGGCCAAGAAGATCCGCCAGTCGCTCACCTGGCCGAGATACCTCGAGCAGGGGTACGTGATCGCCGGCAGTCCGGCGACGGTGCGGCAGCAGCTCACCGAGTGCATCCAGACGCTGCGGGTGGGCCACCTCATGGTCCTGCTGCAGATCGGCAGCATGCCCAAGGACCTCGCGCTCCACAACACCGGGCTGTTCGCGCGTGAGGTGATGCCTCACCTGCGCGACCTCTGGCCCGGCTATAAGGACCGCTGGTGGCCCTCTGGTGTCACGAATGGCGACCCGGGTCGCCCGTCATGACGCCGGAGGACCGGATCGTCAGCATCAGGGACGGGGCCGTCGCCTTCCGCGTGCTCTCGGCGGGTCGGGGCGCGCCGCTCGTGTACTTCCACTCCTTCTACGAGCGGGGTGGCTGGTTGCCCTTCCTCGAGTGTCTGGCCCGGCGGCACACGGTCCACGCGCCCCTGCATCCCGGGGTGGCGGGCTCGACCGGGGTGGAGATGCTGGACGATCTCTTCGACCTCACGCTGGCGTACGAGGAGCTGCTGGAGGCCCTCGGCCTGGCGGCCGCCTACCTCTGCGGCCACTTCTTCGGCGGGATGGTCGCGGCCGAGCTGGCGGCCGTATTTCCTAGTCGTGCGCGCCGGCTCGTGCTCATCTCGCCGCTCGGCCTCTGGCGAGACGATGCGCCGTCGGAGGACATCCTCATCCTCCCCCAGGAGGAGCTGCTGCCGGTGCTGTGGAACGATCCGGAGTCGGAGGCGGCCCGCCGCTGGGCGGAGCTTCCCGAGAACGACGCGGAGAATGTCGCCGCCCAGATCGAGTCGGTGGCGCGCCGGGCGGCGATGGGGAAGTTCATCTGGCCGATTCCCGACCGGGGATTGACGAAGCGTCTGCACCGCATCCAGGCC
Coding sequences within it:
- a CDS encoding sigma-54 dependent transcriptional regulator, whose protein sequence is MSARILIADDEDSLRWVLEKGLRQVGYEVTAVKDGDQAIQAFESAPFDLVFLDVRMPGIDGLAALERLRAIRPDAYVVVMTAHGTMDTAIKAMQRGAYDYLAKPFDLDEVLLLTERALAAGRLTQEVARLRRGLQEVREFSALIGRHLRMQEVYKTIGRIAGTDVTVLLRGESGTGKELVARAIHHYSRRSGRPFVAVSCAAIPGTLLESEMFGHERGAFTDAKERKLGKLEMAHGGTLYLDEIGDMPIELQAKLLRALQERTIERVGGHEPIPVDVRVLAATNRDLEALMKEARFREDLFYRLNVVALSLPPLRERRRDVPLLVEHFLAKYADELGERGVTPEALDRLVGHDWPGNVRELENVIQRAMVLATAGVILPEHLPIGPVSAAASVAVDASLEEIIERKLMECVRGLRQRSTANLYDLMIGLVEKPLLRAVLRETEGNQVRAAQILGINRNTLRKKLTEHGINPEELEQQ
- a CDS encoding LLM class flavin-dependent oxidoreductase, translating into MKICFFHLMPYRFLPDDFEQRYRSVWVDVPHALYDPEKTHGLYHEYLDELEYAEQVGFDGLCVNEHHNNAYGLMPSPNLMAAALTRRTSRAALVVLGNSLAAYNPPLRVAEEFAMLDVLSRGRLVAGFPVGTSMDMNFAYGINPATLRDRYSEAHDLIIQAWTRPEVFAFNGTYTQVRYVNIWPQPLQKPHPPVWIPGGGSVETWEWTAQLDYVYCYLSYYGYKRGKLTMDGFWQAIARLGADDNPYRAGFLQLVCVADTDAEAERLYFPHVHYFYQKCLNVWEGFAEAPGYRTVQSLQAGLRPQIGAQAKKIRQSLTWPRYLEQGYVIAGSPATVRQQLTECIQTLRVGHLMVLLQIGSMPKDLALHNTGLFAREVMPHLRDLWPGYKDRWWPSGVTNGDPGRPS
- a CDS encoding response regulator, whose protein sequence is MNDQRSPRVLVVDDEGPVRALLCDLLAVWGCEADAAATGTEGLALFRRGGYDLVVTDFRMPGVTGLELVKTVRQHDPTVGVIIFTASTTDLEGYRQPLGFTLLHKPLELAGLETAVKRALAGKRDGGAPAAGPARSLLGSADQDGR
- a CDS encoding alpha/beta fold hydrolase → MTPEDRIVSIRDGAVAFRVLSAGRGAPLVYFHSFYERGGWLPFLECLARRHTVHAPLHPGVAGSTGVEMLDDLFDLTLAYEELLEALGLAAAYLCGHFFGGMVAAELAAVFPSRARRLVLISPLGLWRDDAPSEDILILPQEELLPVLWNDPESEAARRWAELPENDAENVAAQIESVARRAAMGKFIWPIPDRGLTKRLHRIQAPALVLWGDADRVNPVAYAEEWQRRIKGAAVKMLRGGHMLIHEAPEAATRAVEEFLT
- the thiC gene encoding phosphomethylpyrimidine synthase ThiC: MPAKGGQMSHKVYVPGCRPDLRVPMREIALSGGEPPVRLYDTSGLYTDPGAQVDIKQGLPPLRRPWILERGDVEELPGPSSRYRRQREGDPALGGIRFASVRRPLRARPGRRVTQMHYARRSEITPEMEFVALREGLAPELVRDEIARGRAILPANINHPETEPMIIGRSFLVKINANIGNSAIASSIDEEVEKMTWATRWGADTVMDLSTGKNIHETREWILRNSPVPIGTVPIYQALEKVGGKAEDLTWELYRDTLIEQAEQGVDYFTIHAGVLLRYIPLTASRVTGIVSRGGSIMAKWCLAHHQESFLYTHFRDICEIMAAYDIAFSLGDGLRPGSTADANDEAQFAELETLGELTKIAWQYDVQTMIEGPGHVPMHLIKENMDRQLQVCHEAPFYTLGPLTTDIAPGYDHITSAIGAAMIGWFGTAMLCYVTPKEHLGLPNRKDVKDGVIAYKIAAHAADLAKGHRRAREWDDALSKARFEFRWEDQFNLSLDPETARQFHDETLPAEGAKLAHFCSMCGPKFCSMKITQEVREYAARKGIAAETLAVAQGLREKAEEFRRSGAEIYRPS